Below is a window of Scylla paramamosain isolate STU-SP2022 chromosome 14, ASM3559412v1, whole genome shotgun sequence DNA.
ATTCTGGCCTTCAAATATCCCAGGCAGACTTGGTATTATGATGTCCTCTCCGAGTCTTGTCAGCGAGAGTGTTACAAACGGCCAGAGGAAAAGGTTCTCGTCAGGTTCGCCGGATTGTCCTCACCTGCATAAGAAAATCTGCCGACAGACGGACATGATGGAGAGTCAAAAGCTTGCTAATTTCTCTGTGGCGCCCAATGGGGTGAATAAATCTTCCGTGCTGGGCAAGAAGCAAGGCGCCGAGAAGAAGGTTTTGGCCATCAAGAACTTCAAAGGTACGTGCCTACCTGGCTGGCAtggtccatttttttctctgataCTCACCTTGTAATAGCGTCATTCCATATGTAAGAAAGTTATCAGGGTTGGTAAGTCTAATAAGGAAggtgtaaaggagagagaaaggcacaAGCATATTGACCATAGGAATTTTAAGGTATTTGGAAAGATTGTTCAGTTTCCTTCACTTTGAGCTTGTGTATATGTTAAATATATCATAGTGTACTGATAAAGGGTTGGAGTTAGTGAGTTTAAGAGAAGGTTATGACCATCAAGTACTTCAAAGGTATACCTCGACCATTTGTTTTCTTCACACTGAGCTTATAGTAATGCTTCTCATTGTACTGCTAATCATGTGGGGTTGATATGTGGAAGAATGAAAGcccagaaagagagatagagccAAGAAATATTGAACATTTTAACTACAAGGGCTtcaaggattctctctctctctctctctctctctctctctctctctctctctctctctctctctctctctctctctctctctctctctctctctctctctctctgaatattacCTTCAAGGTCATACTATATCTCTGGTCACTTCTCACAAAGATGTTGGTGTTTTCAGACTCCATCAGCACATCAGGTCAGTTGTCAATAAAGCCACTTGTGTGCCATTCTTCTTAAATGTACACATTGCAGGTCACAGGACTTTATGCTCACCCTGTATAAAACTCACATAAGACTTGTACAAGAAAATGCCTCCAGTGTGTAGAACACTGGTTTTCTGGGGGATCTCCACTTGCTGAAATCAGTCCAGAGAACCTGGACCCATCATATTGAAAGTCTGTCTGACTTACCTTATTGTGAGCATCTCAGGATTCTGGACTTGTTCTCTGTCCAAGGACGTCTGTTGTATGCTGATATCTTCAAGTACTGGAAAATCTTCCATCAGGAAGATTTTCAAATGAAATATTCTTCCTGGCTCCCCCAGTGGGCACAAGGGGGCATAGATTTAAGATTTTACATACCCACAGCTCTCATGAGGCCCAGAAAAGATTCTTCTTGTTAAGATGTGTGAGACTGGAACTCCTTCCCAGATGAAGCAGTTGGTCTAGAATCAATTTCCTTATTCAAGAAAGCCTTGCACTCTACTCTTGGTCCTCTTCTTTACCAGTTTGTTGCTTAGTCCCTCACCCTTATTCTGCTACAGATGATCTCATCTTATAATATTATACTAACTCATGATATTTGTGATATAGTATTATACCAACCTGCACTACCGCATCATACAGTATTAGTCCTTGATCTCATAACcgttaatacacatttttcctaTCTGAATATTCTGTATAAGGTATACAACTCTATTAATGTTTACAATAATACCTTGTTACTTTGCTGTTGAAGACTGACATGATATAGTATACTTACTGTAGTGTACATCTGTAAAAGTTTTAGACAGCACCTTCCTATAGCTACCTCATAAATCTACGTTGAAAACAGAGGTGCCTCCCTGAGCCACAAATTGTGAGTCCACAAATTGTGAGCACAGTATGGCTCCTTTCACACACTGAGCCTCCTATCTGCCTCAGGAAATAGTTCATATGTgagtgaaatatataaaaatcttttttttttgtccttacaTAAGCTCACCTTGTTCATTGTATCAAACTATAAGCATTTTGTTATGAACATTTTATTATGAGGCACATTTTATTTGTGAAATATATAAAGGACACTGAGGGTATTATTCTGTGCTgccctgtgagagagagagtcacagcaCCATGCCAGTTTGACTCCAGCCATCATCATGGAAAGTTTGGAAATGTGATCAACGTTTCTTGATATACGTTTGAAAATGGCAACTTTTATCTTCACAACCTTGAAGTTTGGCACTATTTCCTCGGTGAATGTTAATGGATCTTATTTCTTAGTATGTGACAGTTTCAGATGCTGGCTGTGAAGAATAGTGCGTGACTGCTGCGGTACATattcattaggttaggttagattaggtaatgcTAGGCTAGGTTAGTATCCTTAAGTTGGGGTCCATGGGGGTGAAGCCTCccaattaggttaggtaatgataggttaggttagataatgctagattaggttagtgcTCTTAAGGTGGAATCTAGGGCGCAGTGAAGCCCACATGGTTAGGTTAGAAATTTCTCCACTGGTCAAAACATGGCATCTGATCTTTAGACTTTTTCAGGAATGTCCAGATTTGTCCTaatttagctttcctctccataAAATGCTCTTTGCCcaaccccctcaaaaaaaactcTTATTCCCCACAGGTcccccaagcttgttgggggagaagggagaatgtTGTGTAAGAAGGAGTTATTGTAAATTTTTACCGACAATTGTCACTACTATTAGAACAGCTTGCTATAGTATTAAAATCTTCCTGACTGCCCTGTGCTGTGATCTGACTGTAGATCTGCACTGCCCTTGTATTCACAGAAATAATCTCTACCTGCCTATACATATATGTCATGAAAGGGTTGCTGGTCAggtgagtttctctctctctctctctctctctctctctctctctctctctctctctctctctctctctctctctctctctctctctctctctctctctctctctctctctctctctctctctctctctctctctctctctctctcctaagctAACCCAAAATCTAACCTATCTGAACTAATGTTGCATCGCTTGCTATTGTGGATAACCCTTTTGACTGTTGCTCCagctcctcaggattccccaaaGTGGAGGTATCTCTGGCATTTTGCTTCAGCTAATTAGGGGACCTGAGGTGGTATGAGTATTACACTGATTTTTGTTGGAATTGCTAAGTAACTGCTTCTGcatcagagacccatctcttggtgttgagcacataacagaggtgataatatctggcatggaggtgtacattctttactctttctctcaccctaaaccttccaaaccttggtttaactcaACCTGTTCTTGTGCTGTATATGATAGAGAGGCATCCCATAAATGGtccttgagccttccatcacctgaatcttgTGCCCTTTATATATCTGaccagaatcatgccaagtctgatctttaactagccaaaaaaaacttcattaatacagtatgtcaaaatctttctagatCTAATCCTGCTCATGACTTCTGGTACCTTgccaaaaatatttcttaaTAACTTGAAtactttatctttctctcctttattacaGCCTTATGGCAACACTACTATCTCATCTGTCTCTAAAATTGAACTCTGTTCAAATCTTTGCTAGAAACTTTtttcttggatgattcagggcttgttcatCCCACCTCCACTCCccaactacttcatgccacctattaagaTCCTCTGCAGTGATGTTCTCCATGCCATCGCTGGCCTTGACTCTTGAAAAGCTTATGGATATTTCACCATACGTGATATTCTCTTCAAAACAGTGGACAAGAATACAATTAGTGAATAATAGTTGTAATGTTTTATTGTCTTCTTCAGTTCACAATCAGCCAGCTGTGGATCACATTGCTGAGTCGTGGCGGTTTTTAAGGGAGGCAGTCGTCGCCATTCAGGAGTCGAGAAAGCTGCGGGACAATCTCACTCAAGAAGACCTTTACCGCTATGTTGACAACCTCATCACCCAGCGGCCACCAGCACTGCTCTATGCTGACCTTAGAGGTAGGAACAGATATTATAAAGTGTTTTCAACTCTTACCAGCTAGCAGGCATATGCTCAAGGGCAAAGGAAAACAGATTTTGATCTGATTGAGCAACACATTAACTCATGGCTAGACCAGTTCCTAATTGCCATAATCTAACAAAAGCTTGTATTTCAGATCTGACAGAGCAGCACTTTAAGTCATGGTTGAACCAGTTCCTAAGTGCCATAATCTAACAAAAGCTTGTATTTCAGATCTGACAGAGCAGCACATTAAGTCACGGCTGAATCAGTTCCTAAGTGCCACCAGTGACCGCCTAACGTTTTTACGCCAGTTGAATGACTGCTGGACACACCACTGTCATCAGATGAAGATGGTGTGCAATATCTTTCTAGCACTTGACAGAGGTTATGTTTTGCAAAATGCTCAGGTTTCTTCAATATGGTAAGTTTAATAATTGAGGTTTAGTCTTTTCAGTTGATGTTGAGTATTTAGAACTCAGCCTTTCTCAGAGCTTGATCAGCCAACATTTTTAAAACTTTCTTCAGGCATTTTTGGGAGGGCCATTGATTaggttttttcattttttgtatccTACCAGCATGATTGGGAGTAAGTATTAAGGTTGAATTCAATATATGTGGTATTCATAGATGGAAAGTAAGTGCTTAGTTAATTTTTGTTCTGCTTTTCAGGGACATGGGCCTAGAATTGTTTCGAAAGCATATCTTAGAAGAAGTAGTTGTAGAAAATCGGTGTGTTGATGGTTTACTGATGATGATTGAAAAGGAACGATCAGGAGAAACCATTGATAGGTCTCTTGTCAAGTCCCTCCTTAGAATGCTGTCTTCTCTACAAGTGTATCATAAGGTCTTTGAAAACAAGTAAGTTTTTATATTGgttctgttgtttttatttctttttcttttcttttttcttttttcaattaattcataatttttttttcttttctttttataataaaTTGGAATAGATTCTTTGCAGAACATATTAcacttgtcacacacacacacacacacacacacacacacacacacacacacacacacacacacacacacacacacacacacacacacacacacacacacacacacacacacacacacacacactgtgcattgtagtggttagcacgctcagcttacaaccaagaaggcctgggttcaaatcctgggcgcggcgaggcaaatgggcaagcctcttaatgtgtagctcctgttcacctagcagcaagtaggtgcgggatgtaacccgaggggttgtgacttcgctgtcctggtgtgtggtgtgtaagtggtctcagtcttgcccaaagatcagtcactatgagctctgagctctttctgtagggtaatggctggctgggtgaccagcagatgaccataggtgaatctcacacacacacacacacacacacacacacacacacacacacacacacacacacacacacacacacacacacacacacacacacacacacacacacacatcatcaggAATTTGCTCCTATActatttgtgtatatattaCTACTTGTGCCCTTTGTTGAGTGTATGTAACTTATCCTGGTCATGTCCCTGGTCTTCTTACTAAGTGGAATTGTATATGTATTCCTTTTAAGACAGTTCAGTCTTGCAAAGCCAAGGTGAATTATCACTAGCACATGTTTATATTGAGTGCTGGATCAGTAATGGTCTGTTTTGTATGATTTGGCTTTCACATTCTGGATTTACACGTGTGGTATCTTAGCACAGCATTGAGTATGAGCTTCTGTATTCTCTTTGTCTCATCGCAGCATTGAGTATGAGCTTCTGTATTCCCTGTGTGTTGTTAAAGGCAACTAAATGGAATAGAGCAGGATGGCTGAGTATCTCTTTTCACAAGATAGAACAAGGCAGTTAAGAGGTTTTCTGTCAGTTTGCCTGAACCCTGATGTAGATGCCTTATCTTGATCACTTTGTGTCAGTGGGATGGCTGTCAACCTGATACATAGGCAGTCCTTTCTGCTCCCATTGGCTTACATTGTTGGAAGGTTTCTGGTtgctttcatcttccctcctatGAAAAAGGTTTTTATAAACAATTTGTTATTCTGTGGAATTGCATTAAGCATttattaaatgtaaaaaaattgtTTTGAATTACTTATTTGCATGGTAACTTTCCAGATTTTTGGTGGCAACTGAGCAACTTTATCTCCGTGAAGGACAGCGTCTCACCCAAGACAGAGATGTCCCTCAGTACCTCTTGCATGTGGACAAGAGGCTGACGGAGGAGAACAACAGAGTACTCCATTACCTAGATATGTCTACCAAGTGAGTATTCAGACAGCTTTCTCTGTGTATTGAGACCAgttgataaaaattaatatgcCTTGCTTTGCATTCCCTTGTATTTCGGAACtccaactttttttcattaatcctGATCTCACCTCGGTGATATTCTTGCTcagtaatagaaataaaatgagagagtgTTGATAAGTATAGGAGTCATGCAGTAATATGTATAGTATATATTTTGTCCTTGGCTTATGAGATGAATACTGGTTGATAAAATTTGGCTTAAAAGTTCTTATGAGGTGAGGTATAAATTGTTCATCAACTTGAatggtttgtgtttgttttacaGACGACAGTTGATATACTGTGTGGAGAAGCAGCTGTTAAGTGAACATAAATCTCTCCTGCTCCAGAAGGGTTTAGATTCCCTTTTAGATCAGAACCGTCGCCACGACCTCTCTTTGTTGTATAACCTCTTTTCACGCATCAAGGGTGGCCTTGAAGACTTATGCACTCAATTTAATGCTTATATTAAggtaagataattttttttgtaagtgtgCATGAAATGTTTGTGTAAGTATTGATGGCTTTCCCAGATACTAAGATCACTAGAAGACGAGCAGAATTACATAGAACATGTGAAGTGATGTCCCATCTTGACTATATGTAATAGCCTTTATATCTCATAGCTGTGTCTGTGTCTAGTACCCTCCATTAATCTTAGTGGGCATTGGGAGTTCCAGTCTTTGCTCATTGCATTCAAGAGTTCCATATTCTTGTGAAGAGCTTTGGATGTTCCGccaacctgtttttttttttgtgagggatACCAGAGATTCATTCCCATGTTTTTGTATTTGTACAGAATAAGTGTAAACTTGCATAGACAGAAATAAGAAGGGATAGAAATAACCAATAAAGATTAATAAGCTAAGAAAGTATTTTAACAATTATAACATTGCACATGTGAATCACAACTCGGATAACAGCAAAAATAGACAAGAATGAGTGGGTTTGAAGCCTTTAGCGGGAAAACAGagcaaagaggaaaaatacataaGATGGTATATCAActtacttcattccttcttctttttttttttttttcagtcatatGGTAAGACTATTGTGATCAACCCAGAGAAAGACAAGGGAATGGTGCAAGAGCTGTTGGACTTCAAGGACAAGATGGACGGCATTGTTTCAGAATGCTTCAGCTCCTCTGATAAATTTGTCCTTGCTCTCAAGGAAGCCTTTGAACATTTTATTAACCAGAGGTTGAACAAGCCAGCTGAACTAATAGGTATGTCTgtgcacagaaaaaaataaataatatacctAGGTCAGCTTTATTGGAGGTAAAATTGGTTCttgttttgcttatttcttaaaaagataaataaatgaaaacctTATTACACTGTATCTCAGAAGACTTGATCTATCCAACTTAGGTTTTCAGAAAGTAGAATTTAGTGATAAATTTCATTCAGTGGGGAGTAGTTGGTACTTTCATGAaatgtaatacaaaaaaaacattgtttcATGAGGTACTGTGTGCCCAGAGTGACAGTGTCTTTGGAGGCGTGTTTGTCTTGCTTTTATTAAATTAGACATTTTCTCTCGAATgcagtttgtgttgtgtttcacTAATGGGTCCTTTAAGATTTCCCTTTTTTCAACATTGTTTCTTGTGCATAGTTggaaaagtaattttgtttcttctgcAGCCAAATTTGTGGACAGCAAGTTAAGGGCAGGAAATAAGGAAGCAACAGAGGATGAGCTGGAGCGCCTTCTAGACAAGATAATGGTTCTGTTCAGGTTTATCCACGGGAAGGACGTGTTTGAAGCCTTCTACAAAAAGGTAAGAgtagagataaaggaaaaagtagttgatgctattctctttccatTGAGAAGGATTATAGTAGATTGTACAGGGCTGTATGGGTTAAGTAATCATTGGTCATGTAGTAGATTGAGTTGTATACAGGTACTCATCGACTTATGACTGTGATTAGTTCCCACAGACCAGTTGTAAGTTGATCTGGTTGTAAGTCAGCCTAATTACTTTAGGTATATTATACAGTTTAATGATATTATAATCATCTTTGTCatattttatgaatattttctcttctcattattgTTATAACCATTGTGTCACCACTGTCTTAGTAGTTATCATCCTTTAACATATTCTACacagttttgttttttattattatgtttttcaagtttgaatcATCTTATTGTTATGTTTGTCAggtttatatataatatataagcATAGTATAATTGGTTTAATATTTgcaaaacatacaaaaatacaaaatataggtggaaaaaatagtaaacaattttatttttttcgttaacTTGGGCTTTGTCAGTATTGTTAGTTTCTTCTTGGGGATGATATTGTAGAAAAATTTccaaagtgaaagagaaacagacacagaaggaagtgtgttgtgctgggAACTTTGTGCAGGAGTGGGAATGATGCGAGTGTCCCCAGCTTTTAGCCTCCCAGCCTCCTGGCAGCGCCAGGATCTGGCCTGAAACTGTCATACGGAAGTGGAATGCAGTCAGTTGTAAGTCACATAGGTTAAAAGTCGACGACTACCTGTATGTTGTTCAGAGATAACAGAAGAAAGAGTGTGTTGTTGACATTTTTGGAAGTGAAGTACCTGggaaaacattatcagaaaagctTTTAGTAAAGTATATGAGAGTGCTCATTAAAACTATACATTATACCTTTTAatgcttcctctttccttcaggaCTTGGCCAAGAGATTACTGGTAGGAAAGTCTGCTAGTGTTGATGCTGAAAAAAGTATGCTGAGCAAACTGAAGCAGGAATGTGGGCCTGGCTTTACTAGCAAATTGGAAGGCATGTTCAAAGACATGGAGCTGTCTAAAGATATTATGTTGGCCTTCAAGCAGGTAAGtatttatttatgacattaactTTATAATTATTGTGTCTTATTTGTATTGATATTATGTACCAGTGTGGACTTTGAATGTGCACTTTCTAAAGTAGTATATGTATCTTCAGTTTTATCATTCCATGGTTTAGATTCTGTATGAAAATTCTCACTGGGCATTGTCAGCCAGTTGACTTCTGGTCTCATTTCTTGAATTTGAATTTTGTTCTGCAAGAATTGGGATTACTAATGATAGTTTACATGTCAAAGTAGTGTTGGTGACTAGTTGTCATTTTTTAGTGAAATATATACTCATGAGATCTGATTGAAGGTTATTAACTTTATATAGctttctatttatgtattttagttATCATAAGGAAGTGTTTCATACCTCCAAGCACCAGGTTTGGGAAAAAATGttttgattttattgttttcacatattttcAGAATTCACACGTGAGCAGCACCCCGATGGAGTTGAATGTTAACATATTGACTATGGGGTACTGGCCAAACTATCCTGTAATGGAAGTCAATATGCCTCCAGAAATGGTGAATTATCAGCAAATATTCACCAAGTTTTacctggccaaacactgcaatAGAAAGCTTCAGGTAAGACAGACATGAGTGTTGGCAAATTGACTTAAGTTGTATTTTAATCCATCCAGTGCCAACACCATAAATTTACAGCATCTAATACAGCCACGATCTGTGCCACTTCTGTAAATTTACAGCAGCAACCTAAAAAAATTCTAGTATGTTTATTTGTCAAATGAACTTTATAGAAAACACACTGCATAAACTCCAAGCCTCACCCGAGCCTGCGAATGTGTTCGTTTGTTGATACACTCCTTAAGTGGCCCCAGTGGCAGTCATGTCAGTGATTGTACAATCACCTTATGAGGCAGTCATGGCACACTGCCATGGGTTGAATGACAGTCAGATTTACTCTTGAGTTATTTGCGTTTGGTAATGAGGAAATGTTATCAGGCGTGTCTGATGATGACTCGGTAGCTGACAAAGACAATATGTAGCTGAGTGAGAGTACTGAtggtaaggaagagaagcactcatcaagaaaaaatgttatgatACATTCAGAGGTACATATTGCTCAGTGAATGTTGGTCTTTGACGAGGATGATGACTTTCCATCAGCACTGGGTTGGCTTGGAGCCCCACTTGACATGAAGCAAAGGTGATAGCAAGGTGAGATCTGCAACAGatgcaaatgaaaaaaagtgctGCTTTACCACCAGCACCCTGTGGCATTTCCCCTACCACACCAGCAGGTGCTCATCCTTCAACTTCATACAGTTCACCACTAACTCTCACTGCATCAACACTATCAGTGCAGCCTTCTACTTCATGTGCGATGATGAAAGATGGTAGAAGTAAGccaagaaaaggagggaaaatatcAAGGTCAAGCAAATGCCATGTGGTAATACAGCATGATCCCGAAGCCACTGACACTGGTGGTTGTGGGACCTCCAGTCCTAGTACCTCATCACCACTCTCACCTTCCTCACCTTGTTGATAAGCACCATTGATTGTGCATGACTGACCATCAAGTGGTACAAGAAACTCTTCTACCTGCTTGATGTTTCTGTCCTGAATGCTCACATTTTACTCAGGGAAGTGACAGGCAAGTAGGACACACTGGAAGAATTTGCCCAGGATGTATGCCTTGAGCTCCTTGCTAAATACGACAAGGGGAAACCATCTCAGATCCTGAGCAGCTCAGCTGATATCCCACTAAGACTCATCGCTTGTCACTTCCTAGTGGGTGTACCAAGAAGTGAAAATGTGTGACATGTACAGAGGAGATGTCATGTATGTAGCCAGACGACTAGTTGCCCTCAGAAGTGCACTGACTCACAATTTTAGGGTACTGAGTGTGATGTGGGGTTATTGAACCCTTCTTCAAAGAATACCACATGCTTTTTCACTTGTAAAGTAACTCAGCAGTGTTTGCAAATAATGTCTTGATGGCAAATACAGCTGAAAATGTGTCACCACACACTCAGTCGTGTATGAGTAAGCCCACCGCTTGTGTACGTAATGGT
It encodes the following:
- the LOC135107065 gene encoding cullin-4A-like, which translates into the protein MMSSPSLVSESVTNGQRKRFSSGSPDCPHLHKKICRQTDMMESQKLANFSVAPNGVNKSSVLGKKQGAEKKVLAIKNFKVHNQPAVDHIAESWRFLREAVVAIQESRKLRDNLTQEDLYRYVDNLITQRPPALLYADLRDLTEQHIKSRLNQFLSATSDRLTFLRQLNDCWTHHCHQMKMVCNIFLALDRGYVLQNAQVSSIWDMGLELFRKHILEEVVVENRCVDGLLMMIEKERSGETIDRSLVKSLLRMLSSLQVYHKVFENKFLVATEQLYLREGQRLTQDRDVPQYLLHVDKRLTEENNRVLHYLDMSTKRQLIYCVEKQLLSEHKSLLLQKGLDSLLDQNRRHDLSLLYNLFSRIKGGLEDLCTQFNAYIKSYGKTIVINPEKDKGMVQELLDFKDKMDGIVSECFSSSDKFVLALKEAFEHFINQRLNKPAELIAKFVDSKLRAGNKEATEDELERLLDKIMVLFRFIHGKDVFEAFYKKDLAKRLLVGKSASVDAEKSMLSKLKQECGPGFTSKLEGMFKDMELSKDIMLAFKQNSHVSSTPMELNVNILTMGYWPNYPVMEVNMPPEMVNYQQIFTKFYLAKHCNRKLQWQPTLGHCVLKAAFPHGPKELQVSLFQALVLLLFNKADVLSLAEISSGTNIEDGELRRTLQSLACGKARVLQKSPRSKDVHDEDKFHYNKEFTNQLFRIRINQIQMKETSEEQQQTEERVFQDRQYQIDAAIVRIMKMRKVLPHNLLITELFNQLKFPVKPADLKKRIESLIDRDYMERDKDNPNTYNYVA